The following DNA comes from Hahella chejuensis KCTC 2396.
GTTGAGCTTCATTGGAAGCGGCTGGCGTGTCGGGGCTTGGCTTGGGGCCGTCGGAATATCGAAGTATTCCCACGACCGACGCCAAGGCGACCAGACCGGCTGCGCCCAGGATCATTGGCTTCTTCATTTGCGTTCCTTTCTGACTGTGTTTGGAATAGAACAGTTAACATTCCGCTCACATTCATCCATAAACGAGCGATCTTACCGGGCGGTCCGAAAATTTAGCCAAATGCCGTCAATGCCTCAATCGTGCAAATGGGCATTGGACTTATGGCTTACTTTTGTCTGTCCACTTGGTCAGGTTTTTGGGGGGGGTAAATATTGGAGGTTTGGAGGGAGTGGATTTAGATGGTGTGGAAATAAGGAGTTAGGCCTTTTTGCTTACCATTTGTTACATAAGGCGACACTTCTCTAACAGACATGGAGGCGGGAGAAATTCATAATTCGTTTCGTAAGGGATGACTCTTTGAGGTTGTAGTTCTATCGAACTTTCCTTGTTTCATTGTGGGGCTATCTTAGCCCCTCTTTTTTTGCCCGCCTTTCAGACTTCAGACTTCAGACTTCAGACTTCAGACTTCAGACTTCAGACTTCAGACTTCAGACTTCAGACTTCAGACTTCAGACTTCAGACTTCAGACTTCAGACTTCAGACTTCAGACTTCAGACTTCAGACTTCAGACTTCAGTGCGCCTTTATTTTTTAAATGCGATTAAATGCTCCGCCTTCAGGCGAATGGCGACTTCCGCATTAATGGGAAAGTCCTGGTGGCTGGGCGTCAATGCTTCCAGCTTACGTCCTGAGCTGAGCAGGAGTCGATAGAGGGTGGAGGAGCCGGCGAATATCTTGTCGATAATCTTGGCTTTTTGAGGGGATGTGTCGTCGAATACCAAGTCGTCAGGACGGATCAATACCTCCACGGCCTGTTGCGGATTCCAAGGATATGCCCTGTTGCCGCGAATAACCCCAAGCTCTGTTTCAACGCTGTCGTGGGTGGTTAGCACGCCGGGTAATAAGGCTCCGCGACCAATAAAGTTGGCGACAAAGCGGTTGGCGGGTTCATGGTACAGGTTATAGGGCGTATCCCATTGCTGTAAGCCGCCGCCGTGCAAAATGCCAACGTGATCGGCCATAGCAAAGGCTTCATTCTGGTCGTGGGTAACCAAAATTGCGGTAATGCCCCGCTTTTTAAGTATCTCCCTGACGTCCAGGCTAAGGCGAGAACGAAGTTCTGCATCAAGATTGGAGAAAGGTTCATCCATTAACAGCAACACCGGATCTGGAGCGAGCGCGCGCGCCAAGGCGACGCGTTGCTGTTGGCCTCCAGATAATTGGTGTGGGTAAGCGTTGGCGTAAGCTGTCATGCCGGTAAGCTCCAGCATGTCTTTCAGCTTGGCGTCCGCTTCTGTCGCGCTGCGATTGTGCAGTCCAAACTTGATATTCGCCGCGACGCTTAAGTGAGGAAAGAGCGCATAATCCTGGAAGACCATGCCGACTTGGCGTTTCTCTGTCGGCAGCGTAGCAGATGGTGTAGAAACGGGCGCGCCGTTTACTCTCACTTCTCCTGCAAAGACGGGCTGAAAGCCCGCCAGTACACGAAGAACAGTCGTCTTTCCACAGCCGCTAGGGCCCAGCAAACTGACTATCTCGCCTTTGTTCAGCTGAAAAGACAGGTGAGATACGACTGTCTGGCCGCCATAACCGCAGCTAAGGTCTTTTGCCTCCAGCAAAGGCGCGCTCGCCATCATCTTAAACCTGTTTGCCGTACAGCAGGAATTCCATGAGGGCCTTCTGCGCATGCAGGCGGTTCTCCGCTTCATCCCAAACTACGGAGCGCTGATCATCCAGCATGTCCGTACTGATTTCCTCGCCTCTGTGGGCGGGCAAACAGTGCATAAACAACGCGTCAGGCGCAGCTTTGTTCATAAGTTCAGGCGAAACCTGGAAAGCAGCGAAAGCCTTTTCCCGCTCAGCCTGCTCTTGCTCTTGCCCCATAGAGGCCCATACGTCGGTCACAACCAAATGAGCGCCTGCGACGGCGTCAGATGGAGTGCGGAATATCTTCACCCGGTCCGCGTTTTGCTCCACCAGCGACTGCATTGGCTCATAACCCTCGGGGCAAGCGACCGCCAGCTCAAACCCGAATTGGCGCGCAGCGTTGATGTATGAGTTGCACATATTGTTGCCGTCGCCAATCCAGGCTACTTTCTTGCCTCGGATAGTGCCTCGATGTTCGACATAGGTTTGTATGTCGGCGAGAAGCTGGCAGGGGTGGTAGTCGTCAGTCAGCGCATTAATGACCGGCGCAGAAGAATACTTGGCGAAGAGTTCAAGCTTGCTGTGTTCAAATGTGCGGATCATGATGATGTCCACCATGCGCGACAGGACTCGGGCGCTGTCCTCAATGGGTTCCCCGCGTCCCAGCTGTGTATCGCGGGGGGAGAGAAATATGGCTGAGCCGCCTAATTGCGCCGCTCCCGCCTCAAAAGATACGCGAGTGCGGGTGGAGGACTTTTCGAAAATCATACCCAGAACCTGGCCTTGCATCGGCGTATGGGCCTGCTTGCTTCTGTGCTTGGCTTTCAGCTGGATAGCTCGCTCAATCAGGTACTCCAGTTCGGTCGGGGAAAAGTCACACAATGTCAGAAAATGTCTGATGCTCATGGTGCGTTACTCGCCATTTCAGTAGGTTAAAGTCAAATATAGAAGGAATGAAAGACGACTGCCGCCGTCTTCAGTATGCACGGCTATAAACCTACCTTGGTTTTTTTCGATCGTCCGCAGCGTAAAGCTTGATCAGTCGCACCAGCGTCGTCACTAGATGTTCAGCTTCTACGTCCGTCATGGTTAATGCCGGCAGCAGCCGGATAACGCGATCAGACGTCACATTAATTAGCAGTCCCACTGTTTGCGCCAGGGGTACCAGCTCGGGGCAGGGTTCGGTCATTTCTATGCCGATCATTAAACCCTTGCCGCGAATATCCTTGATATACTCGGCTCCACTGAACTCTTGCTTTAACTTGCTCAGAATCTGTTCGCCAAGAGAGCGGGCTCTTTCTGTCAGATTATTGCTTTGAATCGTTTTGATGACCGCCATTGCTGCGGCGCAAGCTAATGGGTTGCCGCCGAATGTAGAGCCGTGCGAGCCAGGGTGAAACACCTCGGAGGCGACGCCTTTCGCCAAGCAGGCTCCGATAGGGACACCGTTGCCCAGGCCTTTGGCGGTGGTCACCACGTCGGGAGCGATGCCGTAGTCCTGATAGGCGAAATAAGCGCCAGTGCGGCCATTTCCGGTTTGCACTTCATCTAGCATCAGTAGCCAGCCTTTGGCGTCACACAGTTTTCTAACTGCGTGAAGGTACTCCACAGGTGCGATATTTACGCCGCCTTCACCTTGGATAGGCTCCATCAGCACTGCCACGACATTGTTGTTGGCGCGTGCGATATTCTCCAGGGTTTTCATATCATTGTATGGCGCGCGTACAAATCCAGACACCAGGGGCTCAAACCCGGCCTGGACCTTGCGGTTGCCTGTGGCGCTTAATGTGGCGAGGGTGCGGCCGTGGAAAGAGTGCTCCATAACAATGATTGAAGGAGACTCAATACCTTTCTTTTTACCATATAGGCGGGCCAGTTTGATTGCGGCCTCGTTAGCTTCGGCGCCGGAGTTGCAAAAGAAAACACTGTCCATACCGGCGACTTGACATAACAGGTCGCCCAGCTGTTGCTGTAGAGGAACCTGATAAAGATTGGAGCAGTGCAAAAGCTTCTTGGATTGGTTGCAAACCGCTTCAGATACGGCGGGGTGTGCATGTCCCAGCCCACATACGGCGATGCCGGTTACAGAGTCAAAATAGCGGTTGCCTTGAGTATCGTATAACCAGCAACCTTCTCCATGCGTAAAGGCGATGGGCAGTCTGCCATAAGTATTCATCAGGGTTGGACCGGCCATTTTCTTCGTCCTCTTATATACAACCTTAAACTCTATATATGGTTGAAAACCCTATATAACGCAAAAAGGCAGCCCCGGCTGCCTGTTCCAACAGCTATAGTATAGATAATTGTTACACATGGCAACGAAGCCCAGGGAGGCCCTGATCTGGCTCAAATTTCCTGGCTAAGAAGCGACTAATTGCCCCTGAAGAAGCGTCTCTTTTCGCGTATACTTCCGTTCCAGAAAGGGCGAAGCGCCTAATTTGCAGCGCATTAGGTCGTTGTCTGATTAAATCATCATCGCCAGCGCTTAAAAACATAGTAAAATAGTCAACCAATCACTCAATGACTGTTATTAAAGGTTAGGTTTATGGATGTCATCGAAGTTATCAAAGAGCAATTAACCAGTAATCCCATCATTCTTTTTATGAAGGGAACGCCGAATGCTCCTCAGTGCGGGTTCTCTGCTCGTACAGTTCAGGCATTGATGGCCTGCGGTGAAAAATTTGCTTATGTAAATATTCTGGAGCACCCGGAAATTCGCGAAGCGTTGAAAACCTACTCTAATTGGCCAACATATCCTCAGCTGTATATTAAAGGTGAGCTGGTTGGCGGGTGTGATATCGTCGCTGAGTTATATGAGTCCGGTGAGCTACAGGGAATGGTGAAGGGCGCTGCTGTCGCGGAATAACCATTTCGAGTATGCGATTTGGGTCTGTCGCTTTGTCTAGCTGGCGGGGGCGTAAAGTATCTGCACCAGATAACTGTAACCAAATACGCTATCTGAAGGAGGGGGGCGTTGATAGGGGTTGGCGGCGTATGCGCTGCGAATCGCTGCAGCGTCCAGCTTCTCATCTCCGCTACTTCTCTCAACTTCCGCTTTTACTAGCATGCCTGTCTCTTGAAACTGCAACTTGAGCACGACCGTGCGGGCTTCTGTAAGGTCGCTATATTCATATTGATTGTTGTACAGACGATTTTGCGCCAAGTGGCGAACAAGGTAGGGCCAGAAGGTCGAATGTGTTGACGGCTGGCTTCTCAGTAGCTCCAGAATAGACGCGTCCATCTCATACGCTTCGCTTTCCGGCCTGTTGGGCTTTTTGTCGGCGGACTCCGACTCGCCTTTAAACAGGTTGCTTACCCAGTTCAGGTTGGTGCGATTTGCATTCAGGCGAGGTATTCCCGAAAAAGTATCTTGTTGCGAGCCCTTCCACGGGAGTGTGTCGTCAACAATATCCTTTGGCGCCTCGGTTTGCGCAGGCATACTTTGAGTTTGTTGAGTTCCAGGAGTGCTAACCGTCCGGGCGTTGAGAGTGATTGTGATTGTTGGATTTTCTTTCTGTGGAAGCTGAATGGAAAAGAGCAGGAACAGTATGCCTGCGTGAGCAAGGATAGATAAGAAAATGGCGTTGGCGGCGCATCCACCGTTAAATTCACTGTCAGGCATAAAACACATGGGGCTTGAGGTCTGTAGCGAATTTAACTTATTTCCTAAGGCGGTAGAAATGAGTTTGCGTCAGTTATGTGAAGCGGGTAGTCCTATTCCGCTTCACGCAGCTTTACCTGACATCTTTCGCAGGTTGCCGATAACGGCATTCATCGCTCTGTCGAATAGAAGGCCTTCTTCCAGCGCTTTGATGCGTCCTTTGCGTAACTCATGCGCCAATTCGCCTCGGGTTTTCTCGACGACCTTCAAGCCTAAGCGATTAACGAATATGTAGGTATCGGAATCCTCAATTTTTGTGGACAGCTTGCATCTGAAGCGGGTTCCATTAACGAGTGAGAACTCAATCCAAGCTCCGCACTCCATTTCATCTATTTTGGTCAGATATTCCGCCAGCGCAGCGTCTTCGTACTCGCTCTGCCGTTCTACGGCTGTCTTTATAGCAGGGGTGAGTTTTTGCTCTATGACTGCTGCGACAGGAGCCGGTGGCTTAGGCGCATCGTTTTGCGCGCTGGTTATAGATTGTTGCTTGAAGGTTTCTGTCAGCGCCTTCTTCAGCTCTCCCAGCATGTGTTCAAGCTTGGCGGAGTTGTAGGATACTTCCTTCAAGCCGGCTTTGAGGTTTTTGAGTAACTGAGGAACCACCTTGACCCAGCGCTGTCTGGCTTCAACTTCGGCATGTGGTTGTAGGCACCATGTTAATTCGTCCACAACTTTGGTGCACTGATTCAGACGATGTTCCGTGTCCTCTTTTAAGTAAGCCAGGAACATGACGCGGCTCCATCCGCCACGGAGTAGTTCAACGGCTACTGGCGGGAGGGGTTGTGCGGCGATTTTCTCACTGAGAATCTGTTCCACAACCTGATGGGCCTTGTGGGACTTGACGCGGCCTATTTCCGCTTCTTTAGTTCGCTGCTCAACCAGTTTCGCCTTACGCTCTTCGCGACTCAAATATTGAGAGAACTCTTGATATATCTCTTCGAAGAGTTCACTTTCGCCGTTGAACTCTTCAAGGATGCGCTGAACGGCGCGATGAATTTGCTCGTAGAGCTTGTCGCGTTTTTTCTCTGATGCGTCACTCCAGCCTATACCTGCTTTCGCCAGAGCGTTTAGCAGCTTGCGGGCAGGGTGAGATGGTTTGCTGAAGAAACTTTTATCTCGGATCGCCACCTTTAGAATAGGAATTTGCAGGCGGCTAATCAGCACCTGAATCGGAGCCGACAGATTGTAATCATCAAGGATGAACTCGAAAAGCATGGAGACTAAATTGATGAGATCCTCATCTATTTGGTCAAGTGCTGTCGCCTTGCCTGACTTCTGGCTTTCTTCGCTGAGTAGCCCTTGTACGGCTGTGCGCAAATCTAAAGCTACGACCGGACCTTCCGCCAGATTTTCGGTGCGAACGCTGTGTTGCAAGCGAGAAAGAATTGACAGTAAATCTGCATCTGCAATGAACTGCACATTTCCGGGAGGTG
Coding sequences within:
- a CDS encoding ABC transporter ATP-binding protein, with product MMASAPLLEAKDLSCGYGGQTVVSHLSFQLNKGEIVSLLGPSGCGKTTVLRVLAGFQPVFAGEVRVNGAPVSTPSATLPTEKRQVGMVFQDYALFPHLSVAANIKFGLHNRSATEADAKLKDMLELTGMTAYANAYPHQLSGGQQQRVALARALAPDPVLLLMDEPFSNLDAELRSRLSLDVREILKKRGITAILVTHDQNEAFAMADHVGILHGGGLQQWDTPYNLYHEPANRFVANFIGRGALLPGVLTTHDSVETELGVIRGNRAYPWNPQQAVEVLIRPDDLVFDDTSPQKAKIIDKIFAGSSTLYRLLLSSGRKLEALTPSHQDFPINAEVAIRLKAEHLIAFKK
- the argF gene encoding ornithine carbamoyltransferase; this translates as MSIRHFLTLCDFSPTELEYLIERAIQLKAKHRSKQAHTPMQGQVLGMIFEKSSTRTRVSFEAGAAQLGGSAIFLSPRDTQLGRGEPIEDSARVLSRMVDIIMIRTFEHSKLELFAKYSSAPVINALTDDYHPCQLLADIQTYVEHRGTIRGKKVAWIGDGNNMCNSYINAARQFGFELAVACPEGYEPMQSLVEQNADRVKIFRTPSDAVAGAHLVVTDVWASMGQEQEQAEREKAFAAFQVSPELMNKAAPDALFMHCLPAHRGEEISTDMLDDQRSVVWDEAENRLHAQKALMEFLLYGKQV
- a CDS encoding aspartate aminotransferase family protein, translating into MAGPTLMNTYGRLPIAFTHGEGCWLYDTQGNRYFDSVTGIAVCGLGHAHPAVSEAVCNQSKKLLHCSNLYQVPLQQQLGDLLCQVAGMDSVFFCNSGAEANEAAIKLARLYGKKKGIESPSIIVMEHSFHGRTLATLSATGNRKVQAGFEPLVSGFVRAPYNDMKTLENIARANNNVVAVLMEPIQGEGGVNIAPVEYLHAVRKLCDAKGWLLMLDEVQTGNGRTGAYFAYQDYGIAPDVVTTAKGLGNGVPIGACLAKGVASEVFHPGSHGSTFGGNPLACAAAMAVIKTIQSNNLTERARSLGEQILSKLKQEFSGAEYIKDIRGKGLMIGIEMTEPCPELVPLAQTVGLLINVTSDRVIRLLPALTMTDVEAEHLVTTLVRLIKLYAADDRKKPR
- the grxD gene encoding Grx4 family monothiol glutaredoxin — its product is MDVIEVIKEQLTSNPIILFMKGTPNAPQCGFSARTVQALMACGEKFAYVNILEHPEIREALKTYSNWPTYPQLYIKGELVGGCDIVAELYESGELQGMVKGAAVAE
- a CDS encoding TonB C-terminal domain-containing protein, whose amino-acid sequence is MPDSEFNGGCAANAIFLSILAHAGILFLLFSIQLPQKENPTITITLNARTVSTPGTQQTQSMPAQTEAPKDIVDDTLPWKGSQQDTFSGIPRLNANRTNLNWVSNLFKGESESADKKPNRPESEAYEMDASILELLRSQPSTHSTFWPYLVRHLAQNRLYNNQYEYSDLTEARTVVLKLQFQETGMLVKAEVERSSGDEKLDAAAIRSAYAANPYQRPPPSDSVFGYSYLVQILYAPAS
- a CDS encoding DUF1631 domain-containing protein, which translates into the protein MNKGSGVSYIRERVKAHPKPADEQLLTRIRDHSISMLLNFLNSMFDGVDDSFFELANHAHTNNEQNRYFEAMREIRIKRKGIENHFQQELARLFNQPPSQHKTSESLSDNVDVDVLSLVQNDALEESVAINSMISKARANFSGSLLQFQTRVSSVYGETNEENAVNPLDPEHICKAFSDACIGLDIEIKEKLIVYKQFDRYVMGNLVECLEEANKIMIQAGVMPNLKYTAKKSRVTPRSTSDVSARPLEAQSDANGYDGAGDVFSQVQELLSALRNTASNPEQQQGDPNTGAGGRQAPPPGNVQFIADADLLSILSRLQHSVRTENLAEGPVVALDLRTAVQGLLSEESQKSGKATALDQIDEDLINLVSMLFEFILDDYNLSAPIQVLISRLQIPILKVAIRDKSFFSKPSHPARKLLNALAKAGIGWSDASEKKRDKLYEQIHRAVQRILEEFNGESELFEEIYQEFSQYLSREERKAKLVEQRTKEAEIGRVKSHKAHQVVEQILSEKIAAQPLPPVAVELLRGGWSRVMFLAYLKEDTEHRLNQCTKVVDELTWCLQPHAEVEARQRWVKVVPQLLKNLKAGLKEVSYNSAKLEHMLGELKKALTETFKQQSITSAQNDAPKPPAPVAAVIEQKLTPAIKTAVERQSEYEDAALAEYLTKIDEMECGAWIEFSLVNGTRFRCKLSTKIEDSDTYIFVNRLGLKVVEKTRGELAHELRKGRIKALEEGLLFDRAMNAVIGNLRKMSGKAA